In a genomic window of Macaca nemestrina isolate mMacNem1 chromosome 18, mMacNem.hap1, whole genome shotgun sequence:
- the LOC105467841 gene encoding dnaJ homolog subfamily A member 3, mitochondrial isoform X2, giving the protein MAARCSTRWLLVAVGIPRLPAALGRGARPPREGVVGAWLSRKLSVPAFASSLTSRGPRALLTLRPGVSLTGTKHYPFICTASFHTNAPLAKEDYYQILGVPRNASQKEIKKAYYQLAKKYHPDTNQDDPKAKEKFSQLAEAYEVLSDEVKRKQYDAYGSAGFDSGASGSQHSYWKGGPTVDPEELFRKIFGEFSSSSFGDFQTVFDQPQEYIMELTFNQAAKGVNKEFTVNIMDTCERCDGKGNEPGTKVQHCHYCGGSGMETINTGPFVMRSTCRRCGGRGSIIVTPCVVCRGVGQAKQKKRVMIPVPAGVEDGQTVRMPVGKREIFITFRVQKSPVFRRDGADIHSDLFISIAQALLGGTARAQGLYETINVMIPPGTQTDQKIRMGGKGIPRINSYGYGDHYIHIKIRVPKRLTSRQQNLILSYAEDETDVEGTVNGVTLTTSGKRSTGN; this is encoded by the exons ATGGCGGCGCGGTGCTCCACACGCTGGTTGCTGGTGGCTGTGGGGATCCCGCGGCTGCCGGCTGCACTGGGGAGAGGGGCTCGGCCACCCAGGGAGGGCGTGGTGGGGGCATGGCTGAGCCGCAAGCTGAGCGTCCCCGCCTTTGCGTCTTCCCTGACCTCTCGCGGCCCCAGAGCGCTGCTGACATTGAGACCTGGTGTCAGCCTCACAG gaaCAAAACATTACCCTTTCATTTGTACTGCCTCCTTCCACACTAATGCCCCTTTGGCCAAAGAAGATTATTACCAGATATTAGGAGTGCCTCGAAATGCCAGCCAGAAAGAGATCAAGAAAGCCTATTATCAG CTTGCCAAGAAGTATCACCCCGACACAAATCAGGATGATCCCAAAGCCAAGGAGAAGTTCTCCCAGCTGGCAGAAGCCTATGAG GTTTTGAGTGAtgaggtgaagaggaagcagtaCGATGCCTACGGCTCTGCGGGCTTCGATTCTGGGGCCAGCGGCTCCCAGCATAGCTACTGGAAGGGAGGCCCCACTGTGGACCCCGAGGAGCTGTTCAGGAAGATCTTCGGGGAGTTCTCATCCTCTTCGTTTGGAGATTTCCAGACTGTGTTTGATCAGCCTCAGGAA TACATCATGGAGTTGACATTCAATCAAGCTGCAAAGGGGGTCAACAAGGAGTTCACCGTGAACATCATGGACACCTGTGAGCGCTGCGATGGCAAGGGGAACGAGCCTGGCACCAAGGTGCAGCATTGCCACTACTGCGGTGGCTCTGGCATG gaaACCATCAACACAGGCCCTTTTGTGATGCGTTCCACGTGTAGGAGATGTGGTGGCCGCGGCTCCATCATCGTAACGCCCTGTGTGGTCTGCAGGGGAGTAGGACAAGCCAAGCAGAAAAAGCGAGTGATGATCCCTGTGCCTGCAG GAGTCGAGGATGGCCAGACCGTGAGGATGCCTGTGGGAAAAAGGGAAATTTTCATCACGTTCAGG GTGCAGAAAAGCCCTGTGTTCCGGAGGGACGGCGCAGACATCCACTCCGACCTCTTTATTTCTATAGCTCAAGCTCTTCTTGGGGGGACAGCCAGAGCCCAGGGCCTGTACGAGACGATCAATGTGATG atCCCCCCTGGGACTCAGACAGACCAGAAGATTCGGATGGGTGGGAAAGGCATCCCCCGGATTAACAGCTACGGCTACGGAGACCACTACATCCACATCAAGATACGAGTTCCAAA GAGGCTAACGAGCCGGCAGCAGAACCTGATCCTGAGCTACGCCGAGGATGAGACAGATGTGGAGGGGACAGTGAATGGCGTCACACTCACCACCTCTG GAAAAAGATCCACTGGAAACTAG
- the LOC105467841 gene encoding dnaJ homolog subfamily A member 3, mitochondrial isoform X1: MAARCSTRWLLVAVGIPRLPAALGRGARPPREGVVGAWLSRKLSVPAFASSLTSRGPRALLTLRPGVSLTGTKHYPFICTASFHTNAPLAKEDYYQILGVPRNASQKEIKKAYYQLAKKYHPDTNQDDPKAKEKFSQLAEAYEVLSDEVKRKQYDAYGSAGFDSGASGSQHSYWKGGPTVDPEELFRKIFGEFSSSSFGDFQTVFDQPQEYIMELTFNQAAKGVNKEFTVNIMDTCERCDGKGNEPGTKVQHCHYCGGSGMETINTGPFVMRSTCRRCGGRGSIIVTPCVVCRGVGQAKQKKRVMIPVPAGVEDGQTVRMPVGKREIFITFRVQKSPVFRRDGADIHSDLFISIAQALLGGTARAQGLYETINVMIPPGTQTDQKIRMGGKGIPRINSYGYGDHYIHIKIRVPKRLTSRQQNLILSYAEDETDVEGTVNGVTLTTSGGSSMDSSAGSKARREAGEDEEGFLSKLKKMFTS; this comes from the exons ATGGCGGCGCGGTGCTCCACACGCTGGTTGCTGGTGGCTGTGGGGATCCCGCGGCTGCCGGCTGCACTGGGGAGAGGGGCTCGGCCACCCAGGGAGGGCGTGGTGGGGGCATGGCTGAGCCGCAAGCTGAGCGTCCCCGCCTTTGCGTCTTCCCTGACCTCTCGCGGCCCCAGAGCGCTGCTGACATTGAGACCTGGTGTCAGCCTCACAG gaaCAAAACATTACCCTTTCATTTGTACTGCCTCCTTCCACACTAATGCCCCTTTGGCCAAAGAAGATTATTACCAGATATTAGGAGTGCCTCGAAATGCCAGCCAGAAAGAGATCAAGAAAGCCTATTATCAG CTTGCCAAGAAGTATCACCCCGACACAAATCAGGATGATCCCAAAGCCAAGGAGAAGTTCTCCCAGCTGGCAGAAGCCTATGAG GTTTTGAGTGAtgaggtgaagaggaagcagtaCGATGCCTACGGCTCTGCGGGCTTCGATTCTGGGGCCAGCGGCTCCCAGCATAGCTACTGGAAGGGAGGCCCCACTGTGGACCCCGAGGAGCTGTTCAGGAAGATCTTCGGGGAGTTCTCATCCTCTTCGTTTGGAGATTTCCAGACTGTGTTTGATCAGCCTCAGGAA TACATCATGGAGTTGACATTCAATCAAGCTGCAAAGGGGGTCAACAAGGAGTTCACCGTGAACATCATGGACACCTGTGAGCGCTGCGATGGCAAGGGGAACGAGCCTGGCACCAAGGTGCAGCATTGCCACTACTGCGGTGGCTCTGGCATG gaaACCATCAACACAGGCCCTTTTGTGATGCGTTCCACGTGTAGGAGATGTGGTGGCCGCGGCTCCATCATCGTAACGCCCTGTGTGGTCTGCAGGGGAGTAGGACAAGCCAAGCAGAAAAAGCGAGTGATGATCCCTGTGCCTGCAG GAGTCGAGGATGGCCAGACCGTGAGGATGCCTGTGGGAAAAAGGGAAATTTTCATCACGTTCAGG GTGCAGAAAAGCCCTGTGTTCCGGAGGGACGGCGCAGACATCCACTCCGACCTCTTTATTTCTATAGCTCAAGCTCTTCTTGGGGGGACAGCCAGAGCCCAGGGCCTGTACGAGACGATCAATGTGATG atCCCCCCTGGGACTCAGACAGACCAGAAGATTCGGATGGGTGGGAAAGGCATCCCCCGGATTAACAGCTACGGCTACGGAGACCACTACATCCACATCAAGATACGAGTTCCAAA GAGGCTAACGAGCCGGCAGCAGAACCTGATCCTGAGCTACGCCGAGGATGAGACAGATGTGGAGGGGACAGTGAATGGCGTCACACTCACCACCTCTG GTGGCAGCTCCATGGATAGCTCCGCAGGAAGCAAGGCTAGGCGTGAGGCTGGGGAGGACGAGGAGGGATTCCTTTCCAAACTTAAGAAAATGTTTACCTCCTGA
- the LOC105467841 gene encoding dnaJ homolog subfamily A member 3, mitochondrial isoform X3 has protein sequence MAEPQAERPRLCVFPDLSRPQSAADIETWCQPHRKIFGEFSSSSFGDFQTVFDQPQEYIMELTFNQAAKGVNKEFTVNIMDTCERCDGKGNEPGTKVQHCHYCGGSGMETINTGPFVMRSTCRRCGGRGSIIVTPCVVCRGVGQAKQKKRVMIPVPAGVEDGQTVRMPVGKREIFITFRVQKSPVFRRDGADIHSDLFISIAQALLGGTARAQGLYETINVMIPPGTQTDQKIRMGGKGIPRINSYGYGDHYIHIKIRVPKRLTSRQQNLILSYAEDETDVEGTVNGVTLTTSGKRSTGN, from the exons ATGGCTGAGCCGCAAGCTGAGCGTCCCCGCCTTTGCGTCTTCCCTGACCTCTCGCGGCCCCAGAGCGCTGCTGACATTGAGACCTGGTGTCAGCCTCACAG GAAGATCTTCGGGGAGTTCTCATCCTCTTCGTTTGGAGATTTCCAGACTGTGTTTGATCAGCCTCAGGAA TACATCATGGAGTTGACATTCAATCAAGCTGCAAAGGGGGTCAACAAGGAGTTCACCGTGAACATCATGGACACCTGTGAGCGCTGCGATGGCAAGGGGAACGAGCCTGGCACCAAGGTGCAGCATTGCCACTACTGCGGTGGCTCTGGCATG gaaACCATCAACACAGGCCCTTTTGTGATGCGTTCCACGTGTAGGAGATGTGGTGGCCGCGGCTCCATCATCGTAACGCCCTGTGTGGTCTGCAGGGGAGTAGGACAAGCCAAGCAGAAAAAGCGAGTGATGATCCCTGTGCCTGCAG GAGTCGAGGATGGCCAGACCGTGAGGATGCCTGTGGGAAAAAGGGAAATTTTCATCACGTTCAGG GTGCAGAAAAGCCCTGTGTTCCGGAGGGACGGCGCAGACATCCACTCCGACCTCTTTATTTCTATAGCTCAAGCTCTTCTTGGGGGGACAGCCAGAGCCCAGGGCCTGTACGAGACGATCAATGTGATG atCCCCCCTGGGACTCAGACAGACCAGAAGATTCGGATGGGTGGGAAAGGCATCCCCCGGATTAACAGCTACGGCTACGGAGACCACTACATCCACATCAAGATACGAGTTCCAAA GAGGCTAACGAGCCGGCAGCAGAACCTGATCCTGAGCTACGCCGAGGATGAGACAGATGTGGAGGGGACAGTGAATGGCGTCACACTCACCACCTCTG GAAAAAGATCCACTGGAAACTAG